The following nucleotide sequence is from Cucumis melo cultivar AY chromosome 1, USDA_Cmelo_AY_1.0, whole genome shotgun sequence.
cggctcggctcacgcggctcgctcggctcggctaacgcggctcactcggctcggactggaagcggtttcgggtcgggtcagcttggaaccgggtcgggttggatgaaAAACGACAGCCATGGTTGGTTTATTATCTTCCGGCGAACGAGGGCGGCGGCGATTCTCGGACGACGCACGAGGAAGGAGGCGCTGtggtggtagagacagagacggCCGGCGGACCCGTAGCTGCTTAAGACCGAAGGAGATCGGAGACGGAGGCGGTGCTGGCGCCGTCGGAAACGAAGGAGAAGATTAAGGGGAATGGTGATGGCGCCGCTGTCGGAAGGAGAAGAGGGTGAAGAAGGAGAGATGACCGtcggaaagaaaaagagaagaaaaactcGGGGCGGTCGGCGGCTCTGTGAAACGCGGAGACgatgaagagaaagaagaagaagcggcGGCTGGCTGGGGGGGTGTTCGCGCGTCTCTTTAgggttttctcttctttttttttaatatatatatatatatatatatatatatatatatatatatatataaacaaaataagtataaataaatattaaaattattaatattaaataatttaaaataaataataatatatatattaaataaaaataataataataataaagtaataataataatatattaataatattaatattaaataaataataatttaatattatgtaataataatgttattgtttaataatattactataatattaaataataataataattctaatattaatattataacaaatagaataaatattaataataataatataattaatattatattattattatatcaacttacaccaacattttagaattctgaataatttacataaaacgagaaattttttaccttaaattttcggagcgttacatgcTTAATGAAGTCTGTTTAATGCATATCTCTGCCCAAAGTTACACTTTAAGCCCAACACATAGCTCGAGGCCAAGGTCAAAGCCAACCCTTCTCAAATGCTTGATGAGCCATGTTTTAAACATGCTCTATTCCAAAGTAGAACTTTAAAGACCAAGATATAACTTGAAGAAGACCCTCAGTTGAGGCCGAAGTCGAGCTTCTCTATTCAATGATCGGAGCATACTGTAGTTTATTTGGATCATGGAAAAATGATGTGTTATAGATCAAAAGCTCAAACCAACCTCCTCACCCAAGGATGAACCAGAATGAGGTCAAAACCGACCTTCCCCACTTAGCACACCCTAACCCATTTAGCTTGAGAAGATAATCTATCTTATCCATGATTAGGAAACTCATACATCCTAGTCCTAATTGAACAAATATAAACCCTACATCAAATTTCCTATCAATACACAATTATGGCTTCATATGACATAACTTAGACTTTAGTCTTTTCTCTATTCTAGAATTATATATCTAACTGATTTAGGCAATAGAGCCCTTTTTACATTATTTTGCAAGTTCTTTTTTCAAATTACAAATTCAACTATTGGTGTTACGTGATGGTCAAGTGCATTTTTTGTTGGCTAAAATTTAGCACcaacaaatatatttattttagtttgtaGAGTCTGTgggtttattttgttttatgaaGCACAAATACTTCAAAATGTGTACCAAATCGATACCAGATACATATATAATACTAATACGTCCAGATAAATGGACGTATCAGTATTAGATACGTGAAATAGAGTACTCCTTTTTGTTAGGTTAAAAATCACTATTTGATCCCTAAACTTTCAGGGGTAACAATTTAATCCTTAAACAAAATTGTGAGTTGATGCCCTGTAATCCTacttaaagaaaataaaagccTCTGTAGCAATGATTTgttagagaagaagaaaaaagatttgTTCTCTTCATCTATTCATATTCTTACCTACTTAATTTGCTTCTTCGATTCATCTGGCTAACATTCTAGGGAAAACCTGAAAAGTTCATTTGTTTTGTAATCACACCAATATTTGTCaaggttggttcaaaaatttttcaatactttgttgtgtttttgaaatttttggaaTTAAACTTTCTAGGGTTTGTTTTGATTTGAATCAAATCCAAGTtgcttaattaaaaaaaaaataaggtttagggtttaggatgaagtaaaaaaaaaaaacagtattTTGTTTTATCTTCCCCTTTTCCACCAACTTATTTGGATAACTTGTTAAGTTgcattttgaaaaagaaaaaatcatttcATCTTTCTGTTTTACGCAAATCAATATCTGGAGTTGCATATAATGTTGAAGTGCTGAAACGGTGtgagaaaaaaaagttagaattgacaaaaaaaaaaaaaaaaaaaacacaaaaatcgGTTGATTTTTTTGGTCACTAATgagttttaatattttgctcCTATATATTCTATTTCGTTTGAAGAGATGGCAACATTTATGGTGGAGATTCATCATAAAGTTTTACTTTATACATTAGTCATATATTCAATATGTATCTGGTAAGAAAATTGAATTCATTCATTTTGATCCATATTATTGATCGTTTTTGAGATAAATGGTGTTGTTGAAAAGTTGGGATACTATATTGAAAGTTGTGGGATAGAGATCTAACAAAAAGTGTCGATAATTTTCGATTTATCAAAACTTAATAAATATATCATggaattaattatctttttttaagTGACAGGATACTATTTGAGATATATGATGAGCATGATTACGAAGATGTAGcaatattattacaaaaagatgTAGATAAAGTGCCGTATATAAGTAGTACTTGTGAATACGATAGATCAAGTTTGCAATGATGAGATGTTTGAAATCAATGTTGATAGGATGTAGAAGGTACTTTTAGACCATTATTATATGTAGTAGTTGGGGTTGAGAATACAATTTATAAAGTTGATGAGAGCGACATCGACCTTGACACTAcaacaaatctggcctttaatgtcgggtggaaaaaatgaaaaatgggctttaatgtcggttttcaaaaggcggacgtttaatgtcggttttaaaccgacattaaagaaggagctttaatgtcggtttaaaaccgacattaaacgaccaccttttgaaaaccgacattaaagaccctttgtaattttttatttttttttaatttggtaaaaaatcaagttttctctctcttactttaccttttttttttccttaaaagtttctatataaattctccttctctcttcttcctcctttgAAATCTTCTAACCCTAATCAAAATTTCTTGCTTTCATTTCCTATCATCGTAGATTCTTTTTTGCATCAACGATTTGAAGATTTACTATGGCCGGTAAAGGAGAAGGTCCGGCGATCGGAATCGATCTTCGAACCACGTACTTTTGAACCAGCTGTATCACCTTCTTTTACAGTACGTCAAAAAGGagcacttctttttcttttttccaatgTCACATACAGAGAATATGGAGCATGTAGCCTAATACTGTAACAATTGTTTCAATTTGTGTTGTGTACCCATTTATGATACTTATATGTGCAGGAAGATGGTGAAGATTCAGGACGAGGTATACGGATGGGAAAGCGGTTGCTTCGCTCTCTTGCATTAGTGTTTGGATGTATTGCTGTCATCTCTTTGGTACTTCATCTTTGCCCTACTCATTTCTGCTCAGTGTCCATGAACTAAAATGATCGCTTCTATGACCCATGCTAAGTTCTAGCTTTGTAGTGATGTGCAATCACTAGTTTTGACGAGCCTAATAGCCCTTATTCTCTTAAAATACTAGAAACATCTCAAccagaaaatgaaagaaaaggaaaaaaaaaaaagataaggaAAGCATAAGAATAATTGACCAGGTTCAGGTGGCTATTCTTGgagaaagaaattaataattatatatataactataGTTTAGGTGTCTCTTGCTGAATATTTTCTAGTCAGCCAAATTTGTGTCTTGATATCTCCACTGTTGCTGGATAAGTTCAAGTTTTCATTTGTTTTTGCTGGCAAGTTATGCTGGTTATTCTGCTAAGTGCGGAGTGGCTGATTTATTGTAATGACCATAATTTTCAGGAAAACAACAGAAAATGCATTATTAAGCTGTAGTAAACCTTCAACTTGGTAAAAATAGAGAGATCAGATTTCTGGCTCTAAAAGGAAATTTTTGATACTTGGTGACTGCACTTGAATGTGGGAAGTGGGATACTCAAATTTTAATCAAAAGATGATGGAACATTCAAAGTTGCTTGTCAACTTAATGGATGTATTAAGCACAATATTCTTGAGTTTGATATAGAGGTGTAGATCCAAACCTTTGACTTTTTGATTGAAGATATACTTGGCAAAAATTGGTTATATTGTCCCAATTCATTCTTGGCTCAGATTCACTACTAGGAATTTAGGACACAATTCTTCTATTGGTAAATTTTTAAGACAGCTCTGCTACATTAGCTTTCTACTTAGCACCTTGAAATAGTTTCAGGGCTTGAAGTTGATAGGCCTAATTCTTCTATTGGTTTTACTGGTATCCATTATGAACCCAGAAGAACCCTTGCAGAACTGTGGCATCTGTGTTTTACTCTCAAGTATTCCCTATCTAGGATTGACTCTAGCCGGAAATCCCTGCCTCATTCTGTAGACTGGAAAATCTGAGGAATACAGGAGCAACTTGCATTAACGTCTAGTCTTCTAGATTGATTAATGTTTGTGAGATAGGAAATTCTTGTCCGATTTTTCGTTAATGGTACTCTAGTTAATTCTGATGGTCATTGAAAAAAGTTTTTCGGATTAGGTGTAACTTTTAGGGTacatttttgtttctatttttttaaattttattcatTTCTATGGACTACTGGTTGACTTATAAGAGAAGATTTTACAGGAGGGTTTAGTTGGTAGTTTATGTTTAAAATTTGATCTTTAGCCTATATTATTGACTTATTAGCTACAAACTGTTCTTTATGTTTGCAGTGTGATTTGTTGGACATGCCTGCTGTAGGGCAACTGGAGAAGGATGCCAAATATTCATTGGTTTATCAGCTTCTGAAGATTTTTTTGACCCAGAGATTGGATGCTTACATGGAATTTCAAGCTGCAAATTCTTCTTTATTGAAAAGCTATGGTAAAATTCTCCACTTTAGTAATAACTTTAATAATTTCTAATTAGAGCTAAATTTGTAACTCATACTCTGGATGTATTCCTGGATCTGGTGTAGGTCTCGTCCATGAAGATTGCATTGCAAAGATGAGGTTATTATCATTGGTAGATCTTGGCTCAAATGAATCTGCCCGTATTCCATATGCTCTCATCAAGGGTGTTACTTGTGTGTTACTTGTGCTTCAGATCAATGATAATGAGGTCGAACTGTGGGTCGTGAAGGCCATTACGTCCAAATTGATTGACTGCAAAATGGACCAGATGAACGAAGTTGTGATTGTGAGGTTTGTGCTATTCTCTATCTAGACCGCCACATTACACTTCTTTGGTTAGGCATAGCTTATTCTGTACTAATATAATAACTCTTTTGATGTTCATGTGCAGCCGGTACTGACCGTGTTTTTGGGCAGCATCAGTGGGAAACACTTAGGACAAAGCTAACTACATGGAGGGTAAATTATCTATTTTGTTTCTCATAATACAAAGCTAATATATCATTAGTTGTTAAGCTTCCTCTGCATGTTTAACATTTCCTGTTTAGTAGGCTACTACAAAATTCAGTCATTAATCCCAAGATTGGATATCAAAATTTTTCTTTAGCAAGAACAATATTAGTTAGTGCTGTGCCCCTCCTTGTGGTTTTCTGGCTTGAACAAAACTGTTGTTGGTGCTTTTACAGGGGAATATTGCGAATGTCATTGGCACGATTCGAGCAAACAAAATAGTTGAGGATGGATCACAGGCTATGCAAGGTTTGGCAATTCGTTGAAGAGTGGATTTTTGTTTATCTGAAAGTTAAAAAGCCTACCTACCTTTCTGGATAAATTATAGGATGTCTCATTTTTCTACTCAATCCTCTAAATTTGTTCAAATTTTGACTTGGGGAAACTACATTCGAATTGGAGTAGTTGGTTTTATATTAATGGATTGTTGTATCATCGTCTATACTCCTAGACCTCTCAATCGGCTCTCTGATCTTAATTTCTTTGAGTAGTGCTATTCTTTTTTAATCCCCCTTTGGATTCAATTCGTTCCCTAGATTTAACATCTTTgttaataactataaatatcgTGGTTCCGTTTTCCTTTACTTTTGTGTTTATTTCATGTCAATTTAGACATAAAATGGTAAGtttgtaaaaataaatttgtaaaaatgaataaaaaaactaggctttaatgtcggttgtaaaccgacatatcagagttcaaccgacattaaagggcttcaataacactatcaaaggtgtcggttgaaaactgacaaaccgacattaaagagggctttaatgtcgtttttaaaccgatattaaagcccaaccgacattaaagggcttcaataacaccatcaaagatgtcggttgaaaactgacattaaaggcttttaatgtcgtttttaaaccgacattaaagagacctttaatgtcgtttttaaaccgacattaaagcccaaccgacattaaaggcctttaataacgctcacaaagatgtcggttgccaagtgacattaaaggcctttaatgtcggtttaaaaccgacattaaaggccaaaattcttctagtgtGACAAACTAATCTCACTAAACAACTCGTTCGATTTTGAAGATAGTGATAGAATAAAATATCCTAGCTTTAGGGAAATAATAAGTGATGGGATGTCACACTTTGAATCATGTATGTTG
It contains:
- the LOC103504517 gene encoding uncharacterized protein LOC103504517, encoding MGKRLLRSLALVFGCIAVISLCDLLDMPAVGQLEKDAKYSLVYQLLKIFLTQRLDAYMEFQAANSSLLKSYGLVHEDCIAKMRLLSLVDLGSNESARIPYALIKGVTCVLLVLQINDNEVELWVVKAITSKLIDCKMDQMNEVVIVSRY